TGGGCTGCTTCGTCTCCCACCCGTGAGCAAGAACGTTAGACCTTTTGCTGCTGACCTTCAGAAGCCCTGAGGGAGCACATTCTGACCCCCACGTAAAAAACCTGGTACCTGTGTTTCCACATCACAAAGCACGCCAGCAAGCACACAAGGCCACAGAGCAAGTTAAGAATCATCTGGATGAGCAAGAACACTTTGAAAGTGCCCGTGATGCTGGTGCAGTCCGTCACATCCCTGTACACAAAGGTCCTGCTGAGGGGCTCCTCGGAGGGCACCTTGCAGTGGCAGGCGTCGAGAGCCGTTCCGCAGGAAAACCGGGCGAGCTGTGAgtagtggtgggcagcaaaggcCACGGCCAGCACGCAGACTGTCAGGCCCACGGCACTCAGCAGAAAGTACAACAGCTGCGAGAAAGCAGAACAGAACCTTCCAGTTACCAAAGAACACGGGACAACTCGTGACAAAGCTAATGCATCAAAGctgggctttctcttctctcatcaGGAAGGTCCTGAGGGAGGGGCTGTTTTCGCCTCAGAAATGGAGTCCCCAAGGCAGAAGGGGAATTTGATTTGATCGTGAGCAGTCCTTAACCCCTGATCCTATGTTGATTTGCCCTACGGATGTTGGGTGCTTTTCATAGATTGAGCCAACAATGTTAGCTTGATTGTGGGATGTTTCTGGATGTAGCAGCCTGTTTAGATGACTCCCAAACCTGAGAGCTGTCCCTGAAAGGCAGGCTGTGACTGTTTCTGGACCTCAAAAACTGCTCACCTGAAGACTGCAAAAAGACTGGGAAATAAAGAACACGTATGCAACGGATGCAACAGAAACAATGTGCTGGCCAGAAGTGGCTGTGATTGACCAACTGGCAATACGGGTTAATAAAAACAGCGGTGTTCAATATAGTGATTGCCAACCTGTGTCCAGGAATGTCAGGAAAGAGGTTGCTGGAAAAAAATTATGGTTCCAGAAGGTAGATGACTGAATGTCAGCTTCATCACCTATAGCCATGTAGTTCCTGAGcataaaaataaaccccaaatggcCCTTTATAGCTGCCAAGAGATTCTGAACACCATTGGCCTATGTGACAGCCTTGTGATGGAAAAGTCTGGTTCAAGAGCTAAACTCTGCTGCTAAAGAACCATGGAATCCCTGAAGAGGACATTTAGCTTACACCTGAAATGCGTTGATCAAAAATTGAGAGTGCTTGTTGACACAGTC
This genomic interval from Mustela erminea isolate mMusErm1 chromosome 6, mMusErm1.Pri, whole genome shotgun sequence contains the following:
- the SSPN gene encoding sarcospan isoform X3, with the translated sequence MRRLQVCLVAYLGLFMLCVSYQVDERTWIQFAMKLLYFLLSAVGLTVCVLAVAFAAHHYSQLARFSCGTALDACHCKVPSEEPLSRTFVYRDVTDCTSITGTFKVFLLIQMILNLLCGLVCLLACFVMWKHRYQVFYVGVRMCSLRASEGQQQKV
- the SSPN gene encoding sarcospan isoform X2 — its product is MLCVSYQVDERTWIQFAMKLLYFLLSAVGLTVCVLAVAFAAHHYSQLARFSCGTALDACHCKVPSEEPLSRTFVYRDVTDCTSITGTFKVFLLIQMILNLLCGLVCLLACFVMWKHRYQVFYVGVRMCSLRASEGQQQKV
- the SSPN gene encoding sarcospan isoform X1, translating into MGKDKQPRGQHRQGGPAADAAGPDDMGPKTGKGAPKQCGEEEARTCCGCRFPLLLALLQLALGIAVTVVGFLMASISSSLLVRDTPFWAGIIVCLVAYLGLFMLCVSYQVDERTWIQFAMKLLYFLLSAVGLTVCVLAVAFAAHHYSQLARFSCGTALDACHCKVPSEEPLSRTFVYRDVTDCTSITGTFKVFLLIQMILNLLCGLVCLLACFVMWKHRYQVFYVGVRMCSLRASEGQQQKV